GCACGGGATATTGTACATCGCAACTTCCAACGGGTTAAGTTATTTCAACGACAATAATATGCCGGTAGATACGGTGCCTCCTGCGGTATACCTGAGTCATATCAGGTATGGCGACAGTACCTATATGCCTTCAAAAAAGATCACTTTACTATACCAGCGCAAGGCATCGTTCGAAGTCGAATTTGGTGCGATCGCCTATGATCTGCCGGATCTGGTGGAATACCAGTATAATTTTTCCAGCGATACAAGCAGTGGCTGGATCACGACAATGTCGAATATCGTACCTTTCCCCGACCTGCAGCCAGATACCTATGAATTGCAGATCAGGGCGAGGAAGTACAAGAGTGAATGGAGCCAGCCAGTGGCCATTACTGTGACGATACTACCGCGGTGGTATCAGCAATGGTGGGCGAGGGGCATCGTGATTTTGCTGGCATTGCTGCTGGTTGCATTTATTTTAAGGTTTATCTTCCTGCGGTTCAAAGACGGGGAAAAACGAAAGACAGAATACAACAGAAGGATTGCAGAACTGGAGGCCAAAGCCCTGACAAACCAGATGAATCCACACTTTATATTCAACTCCCTGAATAGCGTGCAGCACCTGATAATGGAGAAGGAAGAAAAGCAGGCCCTGAATTTCTTAGCAGATTTCGCTACCTTGATGCGGCAAATGCTTAATAACTCCCGGAAATCCTATATTTCGCTGGATGAAGAAATAGCTTTCCTCACCCGTTATATTGAGTTGGAGAAGATTAGATTTGCAAATGTCTTTACGTACCACTTTGCCATAGAAGATGCATTGAAAGATTATACAATCTATATACCGCCTATGATTATACAGCCGATCGTGGAAAACGCGATCAAACATGGTCTTGCACCCAAAAACGGCAGCGGGAACCTGGAGGTAAGACTGATGCTGAAAGAGGATATGCTATACTGTTCTGTAGACGATGATGGAATAGGTTGGGACAGGGCAAATGAACTGAAGAGCGGACGCCTCATAAAGCACGAATCTACAGCCCTGAGCGTGATCAGGGAACGGTTGCAGATTATAAAATCTTTTAATGGAAATGTTGGAAAGTTAGAAATTATTGATAAATTTAAGTCAGGTTTCGGCAATAAAGAGGGTACGCTCGTTGAAATTCTGATTCCCATTGTTAAGATGTTATGAGTAATATAAAAGCTGCGATCGTAGACGATGAAGTCCGCAACATCCACATTTTGCGAAATATTCTTGAAAATTACTGTAAGGATGTTACGGTAGTAGGGGAGGCGCAGAACATTCATGACGCGGCGGAGATGCTAAAAAATACCCAGATCGATGTACTGTTTCTGGATATTGAAATGCCGCCACATAATGGATTCCAGTTATTGGAAATGTTCCCTGTGCTGAACTTCGAAGTTATCTTCATCACTGCGTTTCAGGAATATGCTTTGCAGGCAATTAAGTTTGCCGCATTAGATTATCTGCTCAAGCCTATTAAGGTGAGTGAGGTAGAAGATGCATTGGAAAAAGTAAAGAAGAGTAAAAAAGGGAGGTTAAATGAGCTGGCGTCGATACTGAAGGATTATGTAAAGAACAATGACAACGCGTTTTCCAAGATAGTGATTCCTGTGAATGATGGGTATAATGTGATAGATCTGAAGGATATCATTTATTGCGAAGCGTTTGATAGTTATACAAAAATCCAGTTGATCAATAATGTATCGCATTTGATATCCAAGTCACTGAAGGAATATGAGGAAATGTTGAGTGATAAAGGATTCTATAGGGTACATAAGTCTTTCCTGATTAATATTCATCATATCGTGAAGATTATAAAAGGCCTGGGAACAGCAGTGGTGATGAGTGATCAGAAGAATATACCGATCAGCTCCCGTAAGAAAGATGAGTTTTTTGCGCAGTTGAAAGGAGTAATTAATCTGTAATGGCTATTAATAAAAAAATATAGATGCCTGGCGGAAGCCGGGCATTTTTTTTTATTGGAAATGACCTGCGGCAGCATGGAGGCGGGATCAAGTTGAAAACCTGATTCTTGAAGCGCGCTCTTTTCAGGCTAACGCCCTTGCTGAAATATCCTCCTCCATCGGCGTCAGCCGAACAGATGAAGATCTTCCTTGCTGCCGCAGGCCTTAAAACAAAAGAGCGCTGGTATTTCAACCAGCGCTCTTTTCTCCTTAACTTATAAACCTATATGAAAAACGATAATTAGAAATCAGTACTATTCGTCAAATCAATATTGTAATAGTACACACCATTCAACTCAGGATATACACCTTCCAGCTGCACCTTCTTTTGTTTCTCCAATATTCCTCTCAGCTGTTCCACTGAACTCACCACCTGGTCTCCTGCTTTCATAATAATAAAAGAAGGTTTCATATTCGTTTGTTTCTTCAGTATACCGCTGCTGATGTTATCTACATATACACCACCACGAATACCGATCTTCGCCGCATCACCTTTTTCCAGTGTCACCAGATCCGCGCCCAGCGCATCGATCACGGTTGCTTTCACAATACTGGTATTACCATCAATGTTCTTCAGTACTGCATTCGTAGTGCGTGATTTATCACCACGAAGGTAGCTGATACTGATCTTATCACCTGGCTTAAATCTTGCGATCTGCTCCGTCATCTGTGGTATAGAAGGTGTATTGACGCCATTGATACCAGTGATCACATCACCCTTCTGAATACCTGCATCTGCCGCCGCACCACTTGTTACCACATCTGTCACGACCACACCATTCACATCTCTTCTTATACCATAGTCACCCCATTTCTCTTCAGGAATAGAATTCGGATCCTGGTACCTGATACCCAGGTAAGCACGTTGTACATTACCATACTTCATGATATCATTTACCACTTTCTTCACCAGGTTCACGGGAATCGCATAAGAGTAACCTGCATAGGCACCGGTAGGAGAGGCGATCGCAGAGTTAATACCAATCAGTTCACCTGCGGTATTGATCAATGCACCACCACTGTTACCCTGGTTCACAGCAGCATCTGTCTGAATAAAAGATTCGATAGCGTTTCTTTTCGCCTGTTTGTTGATACCGATAGAACGAGCTTTTGCACTCACGATACCCGCAGTTACGGTAGTTTCCAGGTTTAATGGATAACCGATAGCAAGTACCCACTGACCAATTTCAACCTCGTCAGAGTTGCCATACAGCATGTAAGGCAGGTTCTTCGCATCTACTTTGATTACTGCGAGGTCGGTGTTTGGATCGGTACCGATCACTTTTGCTTTGTAAGTTTTGTAATCATTGAGCGTAACGGTGATCTCATCCGCATCGTCCACTACGTGATTGTTCGTCACGATATAACCATCGTCGGAGATGAGTACACCTGAGCCGGAAGCCATCTGGCCGGGGATATAATATTTACGTCCGCCGCCGCCACCCTGGAATTCGTCCCCGAAAAAGTCATCGCCGAAAAGGTCCTCAAGTACGCTTCTTTTTCTTTGCAGGTTGTTTGTAACCTGACGGGGATTGATCTTTGTCTTAATGTGAACCACACCTGGAACAGCCAGTTTTGCTGCTGCTGAAAAGTCGGTGGGAGGAGTAATGTTTCTGTGTTCTGTACCAGGCATGTAGCTGGTATAGTTTACTGGAATGTTGTCTGATCCATTTTGATAGGGACCTGCCTGCCGGGGCTGAAATTTGCTGTAAACAAACACGCTGGCAAAGGCAGTGGCCGCGCTGATAAGAACAGTTGCCGCAATTTGCCGGAATTTCATATTTTTTTGAGTTTTATTGAAAGTAAAAATATTGATATAAGGAATATAACAATTTTAGTGCCTCTGATACAAATTTAAGGGGGTAAGTGATTCATTCAACCAGTGTTGTTACTACTTTAACAGTTTATTATATGAAAGGTTAATACCATCTTAATAGAATGGGTGACAAAGTAACGGAGGTACTGACAAATTAACGATTGAACCCGACAAAATGTTATGTAAAAAGAAAAAGGACAGCCCTTATGGCGGTCCTTTTCTGCAGAAAGTCGTTTCTTCATCCCCATTGGGGAATCCTATCATGAATATTTTTATAGCTTACTCAAAAATTCCAGCGTATCCACTCCATCTGCATAATCAGTAAGCGATGGTTGCTGTGCCGTTCCAAAAGGTGTAAACCCTCTTCCTACCAGGCATTGCAACTCCGTATTCGCCTGCAACTCCGCCGCCAGCGTGGCCTTATCGGTATAATACCCATAGTTCAGCACACTTATTGGCGAGAACAGGTGCGGCGCCTCCTGCAATAACATGCTCTCATTCGACATATAAGGACTGTTATTCAGCAGGATCAAAGCCAGGTTATAGTCGTAATTATTCTTATACTTATTATGATCGGCAAGATAACTATACTTCTTCTGTGCCTCCAGCAACCGGGTGAAATCATACTCATCCGGTACAAACACCTTGGTTACATTGCGGCAACCCAGTCCAAAGTAAATACTGATATCGTCCGCCAGGCCTTCGAGTTCCGCAGGCGTTTCTTCACCTGTCAGGATAGCTACGGAAGTCCGGTTCCGGCGAATAATGTGCGGATACTGGGCAAAGTAATACTCGAAATACCTGGATGAATTGTTGCTGCCTGTTGCAATATAAGCGTCACAGTTCTTCAACATATCCTGCACTGTAGTCTGCTCCGCCCATTCAGGGTGCCACTCCTTCATCTTATCCAGCACATGCTGCATAAGTATTACATCTTTTGATGACAGTTTGAGGCGTACATTGTGGCCGCTCACGAAACCGCAGAGCCAGTCATGAAAGCCAACAAGAGGGATGTTACCAGCGGTAACGATGCCCACTGTACGGGCAGGTTTGTTCTTAGTCAATTCCGGGTAGGCATTGATCCAGCTGTTGAGGCGGGCGGCTTCCAGGAAATTCTCAGCAATCTGGCTGATGGCCAGGTCTATGAATTCCGGGGTGAACCAGCCGTTAGCCTGGTAAGCTCTTTCCTTTACTGCCAGGAGCGCTGGATCATTGCTTGTCAGGTATTGACCTAAACGTACCAGGGCGGCTACTTTTTCTGTACTGCTCATGAATCTATATAAATAGTTTACTTTTTAAAGGGAGATATTCTATTTTTGTCTGCAAAATTAATGGCTTACTTCTTAAACAAAAAGTTTATAACATGGCAATCAAAATAACAGATGAATGTATTAATTGTGGAGCTTGTGAACCTGAGTGCCCAAATAACGCGATCTATGAAGGTGGTGTTGAATGGGCAATGGCCGATGGCACTACGATTAAGGGTTCTTATGTGCTGATGGATGGATCTTCTATCGATGCCGACCAGCGTAACGCTCCAATAGCTGTTGACAGTTATTATATTGTTCCAAATAAATGTACTGAGTGTCAAGGCTTTCACGAAGAACCACAATGTGCGGCAGTATGTCCGGTAGACTGTTGTGTACCAGACGAAATGTACCAGGAGTCTGAAGAAGAGCTGCTGGCGAAGAAAGAGAAATTACATATTTAATCAGGAAGCATAAGGAATTATCGGTAACTGGTCGTCAGACGTAAATCGCTGGCACGCATACCGAACCTAAAAGGGGAGAAAAGGCTAATTACCTTTTCTCCCCTTCTTTTTGGAGTAAAAAAGTTTACATCCCCCATTTTTCTATTAACTTTATCCGCTTATTATTAATTATCATATGAAAAAGAATATCGCCCTTGTTGCCGGCGGATACTCAGGAGAATACGTTATCTCCGTACAAAGTGCCGTAACAATTGAGAAAAACCTGGATAGCAGCAAATACAATGTGTATAAAATTGTTATTACAAAAGAGGGCTGGAATTATACGGGGGACGACGGGCAGACGATAGCCGTGGATAAGAACGATTTTTCATTGACTATCAAAGGAGAAAAGGTAACTTTTGATGCCGTTTTCATCGGTATTCACGGTACACCTGGCGAAGATGGCCGCCTGCAGGGATATTTCGAGATGCTGGGTATTCCGTTTACCAGCTGTGGCATGGTCACCTCCGCCCTGACTTTCAATAAGAGCTATTGCAATAAAGTAGTGGCTGCCCTGAATGTGGTAAATGTATCCAAATCTGTGCATATCTTCAGTAACCAGCCATACGATACCAAACAGATATTAGCGCAGCTGAAACTGCCTGTATTTGTAAAGCCTGCAGAAGGGGGTAGCAGCATTGGTATGTCTAAAGTAAATACAGCCGGAGAACTGCAACCAGCTATCGACAAGGCATTCAAAGAAGATGTACAGATCCTGATCGAAGAGTTTATAAAAGGCAGGGAAATAACCTGTGGCTTATATAAAGTGAATGGCGAAATCAACGTTTTGCCACTGACAGAAATCGTGAGCAGCAAAGAATTCTTTGACTATGAGGCGAAATATACGCCGGGTATGACCAAAGAAATCACCCCTGCACCAGCTCCGGACGACGTGTGTGAGCAGATCAGGAATACCGCCAAAGAACTGTATAACAAATTGAATTGTAGGGGTATTGTGCGTGCAGACTTCATCTATGAAGAGGCAAACAATCGCCTGTTCTTCCTGGAAGTGAACACCATGCCTGGCCAGAGCGATAACAGCCTCGTGCCTCAGCAGGTAAGAGCTGCCGGTAAAACCCTGCAGGAGTTTTACGGCACATTAATTGAAGAGTGCCTGAGGAAATAACAAAGCGGTATAAGATTACGCTATCTTTAAGTTAAAATATAATCTGTGTTCAATCAAATTACAAAACGCTCCTTTGGGTTCAACCTGGCCGTTGTGGTAGGGTTGTTCCTGGTACTGGGGCTGATTTTCTTCCTGCTGCTGGGGGTAATTACCAAGCATGGAGATACCCAAACCGTGCCTGACGTATACCGTAAGAGTGTGAAAGACGCTACCAAACAGCTGGAAGATGCTGGGTTTAACGTAGATGTAAGAGACTCCATTTTTATCGATAGTTTGCCTGCCCTGGCCGTATGGGAACAAACCCCTGCTAAAGGTGCGATAGTAAAAGTTGGAAGAACTATTTATCTGACTATCAATAAGGTAGTGCCGCCAATGGTAGATATGCCTGACCTGGTAGGACTCACTTTCCGTAGTGCAGAAATGACCCTGCATAGCCGCAGACTGAATGTAGGAGATACAATTTATAAACCGGACTTTGCTACCAATACCGTACTGCAGCAGTTGCTGAATGGTAAACTCGTAAAAGCCGGTAGACAGGTGCCCGAAGGTAGCAGCATCACGCTGGTACTGAGTAGCGGTACAGGTAGTATCGAAAATCCGGTACCGGATCTGATCGGGATGACCTTCCAGGAAGCCAAGGTGACCCTGAGTGGCAGAAACCTGAACCTGGGTACAGTGATGGTAGATCCTTCTGTAACAGATACTGCCAATGCATTTGTGATCAAACAGGATCCAATGCCAAGAAATTCACTGCAGGAGCTGAGCATGGTAAGAGCAGGAGAAGTAGTGGATGTCTGGTTGTCGCCTACCGCACCGGTAAAAGGTGCAACCGACTCTACAAAAGAACCGGAATAACAAAGTAGTATACCCCATAATCGTTTAACTTATAAAATTTACAGCGATGGAAAATATAACTGCTGAAGAACTGAAACAACGTATTGACAATGGCGAATCCCTGCACATCGTCGATGTAAGGGAACCTCATGAGCATGAAGAATTTAATATCGGAGGTATCCTGTTGCCGCTGGGCGAAATCAGAGCCATGCAGGTAGATGAGCTGGAAGATCTGAAGGATGAAGAAGTGATCGTGTATTGCAGAAGCGGAGGCAGAAGCGGCCAGGCAGCAATGATCCTGGAAACAATGGGATTTCAGAATGTAAAGAACCTGACCGGTGGTATGTTGAACTGGCAGGAG
This Chitinophaga sancti DNA region includes the following protein-coding sequences:
- a CDS encoding trypsin-like peptidase domain-containing protein, with translation MKFRQIAATVLISAATAFASVFVYSKFQPRQAGPYQNGSDNIPVNYTSYMPGTEHRNITPPTDFSAAAKLAVPGVVHIKTKINPRQVTNNLQRKRSVLEDLFGDDFFGDEFQGGGGGRKYYIPGQMASGSGVLISDDGYIVTNNHVVDDADEITVTLNDYKTYKAKVIGTDPNTDLAVIKVDAKNLPYMLYGNSDEVEIGQWVLAIGYPLNLETTVTAGIVSAKARSIGINKQAKRNAIESFIQTDAAVNQGNSGGALINTAGELIGINSAIASPTGAYAGYSYAIPVNLVKKVVNDIMKYGNVQRAYLGIRYQDPNSIPEEKWGDYGIRRDVNGVVVTDVVTSGAAADAGIQKGDVITGINGVNTPSIPQMTEQIARFKPGDKISISYLRGDKSRTTNAVLKNIDGNTSIVKATVIDALGADLVTLEKGDAAKIGIRGGVYVDNISSGILKKQTNMKPSFIIMKAGDQVVSSVEQLRGILEKQKKVQLEGVYPELNGVYYYNIDLTNSTDF
- a CDS encoding D-alanine--D-alanine ligase, which translates into the protein MKKNIALVAGGYSGEYVISVQSAVTIEKNLDSSKYNVYKIVITKEGWNYTGDDGQTIAVDKNDFSLTIKGEKVTFDAVFIGIHGTPGEDGRLQGYFEMLGIPFTSCGMVTSALTFNKSYCNKVVAALNVVNVSKSVHIFSNQPYDTKQILAQLKLPVFVKPAEGGSSIGMSKVNTAGELQPAIDKAFKEDVQILIEEFIKGREITCGLYKVNGEINVLPLTEIVSSKEFFDYEAKYTPGMTKEITPAPAPDDVCEQIRNTAKELYNKLNCRGIVRADFIYEEANNRLFFLEVNTMPGQSDNSLVPQQVRAAGKTLQEFYGTLIEECLRK
- a CDS encoding rhodanese-like domain-containing protein codes for the protein MENITAEELKQRIDNGESLHIVDVREPHEHEEFNIGGILLPLGEIRAMQVDELEDLKDEEVIVYCRSGGRSGQAAMILETMGFQNVKNLTGGMLNWQEKFGK
- a CDS encoding LytR/AlgR family response regulator transcription factor, encoding MSNIKAAIVDDEVRNIHILRNILENYCKDVTVVGEAQNIHDAAEMLKNTQIDVLFLDIEMPPHNGFQLLEMFPVLNFEVIFITAFQEYALQAIKFAALDYLLKPIKVSEVEDALEKVKKSKKGRLNELASILKDYVKNNDNAFSKIVIPVNDGYNVIDLKDIIYCEAFDSYTKIQLINNVSHLISKSLKEYEEMLSDKGFYRVHKSFLINIHHIVKIIKGLGTAVVMSDQKNIPISSRKKDEFFAQLKGVINL
- a CDS encoding PASTA domain-containing protein, which codes for MFNQITKRSFGFNLAVVVGLFLVLGLIFFLLLGVITKHGDTQTVPDVYRKSVKDATKQLEDAGFNVDVRDSIFIDSLPALAVWEQTPAKGAIVKVGRTIYLTINKVVPPMVDMPDLVGLTFRSAEMTLHSRRLNVGDTIYKPDFATNTVLQQLLNGKLVKAGRQVPEGSSITLVLSSGTGSIENPVPDLIGMTFQEAKVTLSGRNLNLGTVMVDPSVTDTANAFVIKQDPMPRNSLQELSMVRAGEVVDVWLSPTAPVKGATDSTKEPE
- a CDS encoding 4Fe-4S dicluster domain-containing protein, translating into MAIKITDECINCGACEPECPNNAIYEGGVEWAMADGTTIKGSYVLMDGSSIDADQRNAPIAVDSYYIVPNKCTECQGFHEEPQCAAVCPVDCCVPDEMYQESEEELLAKKEKLHI
- a CDS encoding acyl-CoA reductase, which produces MSSTEKVAALVRLGQYLTSNDPALLAVKERAYQANGWFTPEFIDLAISQIAENFLEAARLNSWINAYPELTKNKPARTVGIVTAGNIPLVGFHDWLCGFVSGHNVRLKLSSKDVILMQHVLDKMKEWHPEWAEQTTVQDMLKNCDAYIATGSNNSSRYFEYYFAQYPHIIRRNRTSVAILTGEETPAELEGLADDISIYFGLGCRNVTKVFVPDEYDFTRLLEAQKKYSYLADHNKYKNNYDYNLALILLNNSPYMSNESMLLQEAPHLFSPISVLNYGYYTDKATLAAELQANTELQCLVGRGFTPFGTAQQPSLTDYADGVDTLEFLSKL